The following coding sequences lie in one Pseudoalteromonas sp. Scap06 genomic window:
- a CDS encoding dicarboxylate/amino acid:cation symporter, translating into MKLILKLIAGIVAGILVGLYIPLTGVELLYTIKELIGQLISFTIPLIILFFIASGIAGLPKGSGHLLGKTVGFAYGSTIIAGTLAFLLVTAVIPFLSGGISFEAEAVTEVGSFIDLEIPPLMGVMTALVTAFVFGIGMSQLGLDTLKTVSDQGRDIIDGLLSKVIIPALPFYIAGVFAEMTVAGTVVDTLQAFGVVLIAALVMHWLWLSVLYITSGLLLKRNPIELIKNMLPAYFTALGTMSSAATIPVSLQSSKANNVKEDVANFTVPLCATIHLSGSTITIVTCAMAVMFLSPSMEVPSLMAMLPFIMMLGVVMIAAPGAPGGAVMSALGLLTSMLGFNEGAVALMIALYLAQDSFGTACNVTGDGIIALWVDRFSEKASA; encoded by the coding sequence ATGAAGTTAATCTTAAAATTAATTGCCGGTATTGTGGCCGGTATTTTAGTCGGGCTCTACATTCCCCTAACTGGCGTTGAGCTTTTATACACAATAAAAGAGCTTATTGGCCAGCTTATTAGTTTTACAATCCCACTGATTATTTTATTTTTTATTGCCTCAGGGATTGCCGGGCTTCCAAAAGGCTCAGGGCACCTGCTGGGGAAAACGGTGGGTTTTGCGTATGGCTCAACAATTATAGCTGGTACTTTAGCGTTTTTATTAGTGACAGCGGTTATTCCGTTTTTAAGCGGCGGGATTTCATTTGAAGCTGAAGCCGTGACCGAAGTAGGTAGCTTCATTGACTTAGAAATTCCACCGTTAATGGGTGTAATGACTGCTTTAGTCACAGCCTTTGTATTTGGTATTGGTATGAGCCAGCTTGGCTTAGACACATTAAAAACTGTGTCAGATCAGGGGCGCGATATTATTGATGGTTTACTTTCAAAAGTAATTATTCCGGCATTACCGTTTTACATTGCGGGTGTATTTGCTGAAATGACCGTAGCAGGCACCGTTGTTGATACATTACAAGCATTTGGTGTAGTACTTATTGCTGCATTAGTGATGCATTGGTTATGGTTGAGTGTTTTATACATTACCTCAGGCCTATTACTTAAGCGTAATCCTATTGAGCTAATTAAAAATATGTTACCTGCGTACTTTACTGCATTAGGAACCATGTCGAGTGCGGCAACCATTCCAGTATCTTTGCAATCAAGTAAAGCAAATAACGTTAAAGAGGATGTAGCTAACTTTACCGTGCCATTATGCGCCACTATTCATCTATCAGGTTCAACAATTACAATAGTTACCTGTGCTATGGCTGTGATGTTTTTATCGCCTAGCATGGAAGTACCTTCATTAATGGCTATGTTGCCATTCATTATGATGTTAGGTGTAGTGATGATTGCAGCGCCAGGTGCACCAGGTGGTGCAGTAATGTCGGCGTTAGGTTTATTAACTAGCATGCTTGGTTTCAACGAAGGTGCGGTGGCACTAATGATTGCACTTTACCTAGCGCAAGATAGCTTCGGCACTGCGTGTAATGTAACTGGCGATGGTATTATTGCTTTATGGGTAGACCGTTTTAGTGAAAAAGCGTCAGCATAA